In Gossypium hirsutum isolate 1008001.06 chromosome D06, Gossypium_hirsutum_v2.1, whole genome shotgun sequence, one genomic interval encodes:
- the LOC107923141 gene encoding uncharacterized protein isoform X1, translating to MAGTGAAVYGGGETKSLPFSPNRLQPPRALRRRQKGLMLMEQVGGGQKAGGDGTCRRWRQKGPRRQRDKGPRSVLISSAFITNPQHCLHRRPISATSDECCSVQLSDGDGSFNDTGIESFIKEVKLHECGLSYAVVSIMGPQSSVATPKQIRELMQVDGLTNDEVKSHLQKYQLHTRRLPATTTTTTPANQSGLVLGGGCYRPFCPRPNSTQNKNPINPNPFLPAQNKQKIEKERKPNRS from the exons ATGGCCGGCACCGGCGCCGCCGTGTACGGCGGCGGAGAGACCAAAAGTCTCCCCTTTTCGCCGAATCGTCTCCAACCGCCCCGAGCACTCCGACGTCGTCAAAAAG GTTTGATGTTGATGGAGCAAGTGGGCGGTGGCCAGAAGGCAGGTGGCGATGGGACGTGCCGGCGGTGGCGACAGAAGGGTCCGAGAAGGCAGAGGGACAAAGGCCCTAG ATCTGTCCTCATTTCTTCTGCTTTCATAACAAATCCTCAACATTGTCTTCATCGGAGGCCGATTTCAG CGACAAGCGATGAATGTTGTTCAGTTCAACTTAGTGATGGAGATGGTTCATTCAATGATACTGGAATCGAAAGTTTTATCAAGGAAGTGAAACTTCATGAATGCGGTCTGTCATATGCCGTGGTTTCCATCATGGGACCGCAAAGCAGCG TGGCTACTCCAAAGCAGATTAGGGAACTAATGCAAGTAGATGGCTTAACCAATGATGAAGTTAAGAGTCATTTGCAG AAATACCAGCTACACACACGAAGACTTCCAGCTACCACAACAACAACAACCCCTGCAAATCAATCAGGCCTTGTTTTGGGTGGTGGTTGTTACAGGCCATTTTGCCCGAGGCCCAATTCAACACAAAACAAGAACCCAATTAACCCAAACCCATTTCTACCAgcccaaaataaacaaaaaatagagaaagaaagaaaacctaaTCGGTCCTGA
- the LOC107923432 gene encoding uncharacterized protein encodes MEMKNENESVSVSKNESVSKNEDESHDKSVQQIQHPFHKEHPLVLVAEQNNEGLKAYCDGCGELLSAPCFTCFHCNYHLHKQCAEAPLEIPNHRLHPKHSYAGFFLRQKPCLYDDLVYGCALCKEKRNMFFYECNDCVFFIDIKCAQLSSSFKFSQPSKHDIHQHPLTFIESLTIIDVSKRFNCSWCHEPLIDAIYLCPDCPFIIHKKCLDELPIEIDHLTHRLHPLILNRSDSDYFCNLCQKQHSGPFYGCSLCHFNINVECAWPRSTVEDKSRHQHPFTLLRRQDSFICDACGTEGNCISYICSICNLMVHKVCTSLPRIINFSRHDHCVFHKYFLKGFRRQDCKICFNEVKLDRGSYSCRKPGCNYVVHVNCVLEHEGLYKVIEEEKQCEELEEKSMQSSIIRIIEVNEAGEATKIEHFSHQHCLVLADKMEEEIDRKCDGCMLPISNIFYYCSECHFFLHKTCAKLPRIKQHWFHQSNSTLYFDSFKKCDFCNQRCSGFFYKIGEGWDMCLRCAKVSDIIECKGHQHFLFFDFKYMEKCNGCGETNRYGAFRCGKCIFALDFGCLTLPHSAIHKIDEHKLKLTYHDDKEQSYCDICEKYRDPSLWHYSCSICDTSAHIKCVLGHFPFLKDGVTFPYYHKHHHDLKFFRKIKGYPECSYCGKLCQEEILKCEASTCNYIIHNKYKCRWRY; translated from the coding sequence ATGGAGATGAAGAACGAGAATGAAAGTGTGAGTGTGAGTAAGAACGAGAGTGTGAGCAAGAATGAGGATGAGAGTCACGACAAGTCGGTGCAACAGATTCAACATCCTTTTCATAAGGAACATCCCTTGGTGTTAGTGGCAGAGCAAAACAATGAAGGTCTCAAAGCTTACTGCGATGGATGTGGGGAACTGCTTTCAGCTCCATGCTTCACTTGTTTTCATTGCAATTATCACCTTCACAAGCAATGTGCAGAGGCACCCCTTGAAATTCCTAATCACCGTCTCCATCCCAAGCACTCATACGCTGGTTTTTTTCTTCGACAAAAGCCATGCCTTTATGATGACCTGGTATATGGTTGTGCATTATGCAAGGAAAAACGTAACATGTTTTTTTATGAATGTAATGATTGTGTTTTTTTCATTGACATTAAATGTGCTCAATTATCTTCTTCATTTAAGTTTAGCCAACCATCCAAACATGACATCCACCAACATCCATTAACCTTCATAGAAAGTCTCACGATCATAGATGTGTCCAAAAGATTTAACTGCTCCTGGTGTCATGAACCATTGATAGATGCTATATATCTTTGTCCTGACTGTCCATTCATCATTCACAAGAAATGCCTTGATGAGTTACCCATTGAAATTGATCACCTTACACATCGCTTACACCCTCTTATTCTTAACCGTAGTGATAGTGATTACTTTTGCAACCTATGCCAAAAGCAACATTCCGGACCTTTTTACGGTTGTTCTCTTTGCCATTTTAACATTAATGTTGAATGTGCTTGGCCGAGGTCTACTGTTGAAGATAAAAGTCGTCATCAGCATCCATTCACCTTACTTAGGAGACAAGATTCATTCATTTGTGATGCATGTGGCACTGAAGGAAATTGTATTTCATATATATGTTCAATATGCAACCTCATGGTCCATAAGGTTTGCACTTCACTCCCACGCATCATCAACTTTTCTCGACATGATCACTGCGTTTTTCACAAATATTTTCTTAAAGGTTTTAGAAGGCAAGATTGTAAGATTTGTTTCAATGAAGTAAAACTAGATCGTGGGAGTTACTCTTGTAGGAAGCCAGGTTGTAATTACGTTGTCCATGTGAATTGTGTCTTAGAGCATGAAGGGTTGTACAAGGTAATTGAGGAAGAAAAGCAATGTGAggagcttgaagaaaaatctatGCAGTCTTCCATCATTCGTATTATTGAGGTGAATGAAGCTGGGGAAGCTACAAAGATTGAACATTTTAGTCATCAACATTGCTTGGTGTTAGCAGACAAGATGGAGGaggaaattgatagaaaatgtgaTGGATGCATGCTACCTATCtcaaatattttctattattgttcagaatgtcatttttttctTCATAAAACCTGTGCTAAATTGCCAAGAATCAAGCAACATTGGTTTCATCAAAGCAATTCCACCCTCTATTTCGACAGCTTCAAGAAATGTGACTTTTGCAATCAACGTTGTAGTGGTTTCTTTTACAAAATTGGAGAAGGTTGGGACATGTGCTTAAGGTGTGCCAAAGTTTCTGATATCATTGAATGTAAAGGACACCAACACTTTCTCTTTTTTGATTTCAAATACATGGAGAAATGTAATGGTTGTGGCGAGACAAATCGGTATGGTGCATTCAGATGTGGAAAGTGCATATTTGCTTTGGATTTTGGATGCTTAACATTACCACATTCAGCTATTCACAAAATTGATGAACACAAGCTAAAGCTTACTTATCATGATGATAAGGAGCAAAGTTATTGTGATATTTGTGAGAAATATAGAGATCCAAGCCTTTGGCATTATTCTTGTTCAATCTGTGATACTTCTGCTCATATCAAATGTGTTCTTGGACACTTTCCATTTCTCAAAGATGGGGTCACATTTCCTTATTATCACAAGCATCACCATGATCTTAAATTTTTTAGGAAGATCAAGGGCTACCCTGAATGCTCTTATTGTGGTAAGCTTTGCCAAGAAGAAATTCTCAAGTGTGAAGCGTCTACATGCAACTATATTATCCACAACAAATACAAATGTCGTTGGCGTTACTAA
- the LOC107923431 gene encoding uncharacterized protein gives MPQNELEYGGDEPPMSPRLPLQHPHSQAPTQSNNLGAPVLSNPLSSVNVGQGVRPGDNQVKNSVFSNALSSPVCRSLQPYHLAQGSYNSNIILSSVNGHRNNESNYCHQQNREANSPSSNDCMDMHADD, from the exons atgCCACAG AATGAGCTTGAATATGGAGGAGATGAGCCACCGATGTCCCCTAGGCTGCCGCTGCAACACCCACATTCCCAGGCTCCAACGCAGTCGAACAATTTAGGTGCCCCTGTTCTGTCCAATCCATTGTCATCTGTAAATGTTGGGCAGGGAGTTCGGCCTGGTGATAACCAAGTTAAGAACTCTGTTTTCTCGAATGCCCTCTCAAGCCCAGTTTGCCGGAGCCTTCAGCCCTACCACTTGGCGCAGGGCAGCTACAATTCAAACATCATTTTATCTTCAGTAAACGGACATCGGAATAACGAGAGCAACTATTGTCACCAACAAAATAGGGAAGCCAATTCCCCCAGCTCTAATGACTGTATGGACATGCATGCCGATGATTAG